In Fibrobacter sp. UWEL, the following proteins share a genomic window:
- the rplL gene encoding 50S ribosomal protein L7/L12 produces MATDIKALGDQIVALTLLEAKALADYLKETHGIEAAAGGAVVMAAAAAPAEEAKTEFDVILVECGAKKMDVLKAVRAITGLGLKEAKDLVEKANSVVKEAMPKADAEKLKKELEDLGAKVALK; encoded by the coding sequence ATGGCAACTGATATTAAGGCATTGGGCGATCAGATTGTTGCTCTCACTCTTCTCGAAGCTAAGGCTCTCGCTGACTACCTCAAGGAAACCCACGGCATTGAAGCTGCTGCAGGTGGTGCTGTAGTTATGGCTGCTGCTGCTGCTCCCGCAGAAGAAGCTAAGACTGAATTCGACGTTATCCTCGTCGAATGCGGTGCTAAGAAGATGGACGTCCTCAAGGCTGTCCGCGCTATCACCGGTCTCGGCCTTAAGGAAGCTAAGGACCTCGTCGAGAAGGCCAACAGCGTCGTTAAGGAAGCAATGCCGAAGGCTGACGCTGAAAAGCTCAAGAAGGAACTGGAAGACCTCGGTGCCAAGGTTGCACTGAAGTAA
- the rplJ gene encoding 50S ribosomal protein L10, whose amino-acid sequence MKAVVKKQQTVDAIVESFQGATAVYLLNYQGMTVDKDNALRKALTSKGVKYKAVKNTLLKRVLAALKVEGLDEQLTGATSVMVGFEEDPLLPAREIEAFHKANPDFLISKSIFLDGKPMPGTEVVNLAKIPDRKGMIAMIVSMALGPGSTIAGQIKTLQEKLEEGSSEAPAAEAAPEA is encoded by the coding sequence ACGCTATCGTAGAATCCTTCCAGGGTGCTACCGCTGTCTATCTGCTCAACTATCAGGGTATGACCGTTGATAAGGACAATGCCCTCCGTAAGGCACTGACCTCTAAGGGTGTCAAGTACAAGGCTGTGAAGAATACTCTTCTCAAGCGCGTACTCGCTGCTCTGAAGGTCGAAGGTCTTGACGAACAACTGACCGGCGCAACTTCTGTGATGGTTGGTTTCGAAGAAGACCCGCTTCTGCCTGCTCGCGAAATCGAAGCATTCCATAAAGCAAACCCCGACTTCTTGATCTCCAAGAGCATCTTCCTCGACGGAAAGCCGATGCCTGGTACCGAAGTTGTTAACCTGGCTAAGATTCCGGATCGTAAGGGCATGATCGCAATGATCGTCTCTATGGCTCTGGGCCCGGGTTCTACCATCGCCGGTCAGATCAAGACTCTCCAGGAAAAGCTGGAAGAGGGTTCCTCCGAAGCACCGGCTGCAGAAGCCGCTCCGGAAGCTTAA